The nucleotide window CCCCAAACGAGGGGCGCCGTGTTCAGGTAGGAAATGGCGGAAATACGCAGGCGATTTGCCAAGCTCTCCTCGCATGCAAGCTCCCGTCCACCGAATGGCCGCCCGGGAAGATGCGAAGCTTCGAATATAGCACATCCGACGGCGCTCAAGAGTTCAGCGGTCTTGACAATGTTGCAAATCCCCGCGTAGGCTCAGCCGCGAATGATGGAGCCTGACCGCTACCTCGGCTGGCTGGCGCTGGCGCTCGCGCCCGGCCTGGGCGCGCGCAACGCTCAAAAGCTTGTCGAGCGCTTCAAAACGGCGGAGGCGATCTTTACCGCCTCGCTCACCGAGCTCGAAGCCTGCGGGGTGCCGGCCCGAGTGGCGCAGGCCATCCACTCGCGCCAGTCCATGGCCGACGCCGAAGCTGAGTGGAACAAAGCCAAGCAACTCGGCTGCCGGTTGCTGGCGTGGGAGGACGCCGAATATCCTTCCCGGCTCAAACAAATCTATGACCCGCCGCTTTTGCTTTACCTGCGCGGCGATGCGAGCGTGCTCGAAACCTACAGCATCGCCGTAGTCGGGACGCGGCATCCCACGCCTTACGGCAACGGCGTCGCCGAGCAACTGGCGAGCGACCTCGCCGTGCACGGCTTGACGATTGTCAGCGGGCTGGCTCGCGGGATAGATACGGCCGCTCATCGCGGCGCGCTCCGTTGCCCGACGGGCCGAACCATTGCCGTGCTTGGCTCCGGCATTGACGTCATCTATCCGCGCGAGAACCGAAGAATGTTTGAGACGATTGAAAAGCGCGGCGCCATCATCACTGAATTTCCGATCGGAACCGGACCTTTGCCGGAGAATTTTCCGGTAAGGAATCGGATCATCAGCGGGCTTTCGCTCGGCGCGGTGGTGGTGGAGGCGGCGCAATATTCCGGCTCGCTCATTACGGCGCGGCTGGCGATGGATCAAAATCGCGAAGTGTATGGCGTCCCCGGAAATATCACCAATAAGACGAGCTTTGGGCCCAATCATTTGATCAAGCAGGGGGCGAAGCTGGTGACGACGTGGGAAGACGTCGTGGACGAGCTGCCGACGGAAATCCGCGCCGAACTGGTGCCGGTGGAAACAACTCCTGTGTCGGAATCGGCATCCCTCTGGGCGCAATCTTTGACAATGGCGGAGAAAACGCTGTATGGTCTCCTTTCAACGGACGAGTCGAGGCACGTGGACGAGTTGCTGGAAGCTTCCGGTTTGAATTCCTCGGAAGTGCTGGCGACGCTGTTGGAGCTTGAAATGAAGGGACTGATCCGGCAGATGCCGGGAAAGTATTTTGTCCGGGTGTTTCACGGCTAGCCCGCCTTCGTACTGGCGGGCGAGTGCAGCATGGCGAAACGGGCAACCAAAAAGGAAGTTACCAAAACGGTGGCCAGGGCGGGGCGATCCCTGGTGGTGGTTGAGTCACCGGCCAAAGCGAAGACCATCAACAAGTATTTGGGCCGCGGCTATGTGGTAAAGGCTTCGCTCGGCCACGTCAAGGATCTGCCCAAAGGCAAGCTCGGCGTGGACATCGAGAAGAATTTCCGCACCACTTACCAGATCATTCCCGGAAAAACAAAAGTCATCACTGAGCTGAGGCGGGCCGCGGAACATGCCCCGGCCATCTACCTGGCGGCTGACCCTGACCGCGAGGGCGAGGCGATTTGCGCCCACCTAGCCGAGGTTCTCTCCGACGGGCGGACACGAAGCGGCCGGGCTGTTCATCGGGTGCTGTTCAATGAGATTACGCAGCGGGCGATTCTGGCGGCTTTTGAGAAGCCGGGGAAGATCAACAACAACCTCGTGGAAGCGCAGCAGGCGCGGCGGGTGTTGGACCGCCTGGTCGGGTATCAGATCAGCCCGCTCCTCTGGGACAAGGTGCGCCGCGGGCTTTCCGCCGGACGCGTGCAAACGGTGGCCCTGCGGCTCGTTGTCGAGCGCGAGCGCGCCATCCGCGCCTTTGTCCCGAAGGAATACTGGACCATCCACGCCCTCCTTGAGGCCGGTAAGCCGCCTATCTTTGAAGCCAAGCTGATCAAGTTCCGCGGTGAGGACCTGGAGATCCCGAACGGCGAAGAAGCCGGCCGGATTGTGGCGGCGCTGGAGGAGGCCGTCTTTGCCGTCACTTCGGTCACCCGCCGCGAAAAGCGCCGCTATGCTCCCCCACCGTTCACGACGAGCAAACTCCAGCAGGAAGCCTGGAACAAGTTGCGCTTCACCGCCAAGCGCACCATGGCGCTGGCGCAGCGGCTCTACGAAGGGCGCGAAATGGGCGAAGAGGGCTCGGTCGGGTTGATTACCTACATGCGCACCGATTCAACCCGCGTGTCCGAAGAGGCCCTGGCGAGCGTCCGCGAATTCATCGCCTCCCAGTTTGGCAGCGGTTTTGTGCCGGAGAAGCCGAACGTCTTCAAAAGCAAGAAGGCTCTTCAGGATGCGCATGAGGCGATTCGGCCGAGCGGCGTCGAGCGCGCACCGGAGTCGGTCAAGGCCTTCCTCGAACGCGATGAGTACCTGCTCTACCGGCTGATCTGGCAGCGCTTTGTGGCCTCGCAGATGGTGCCGGCTCTCTACGACCAGACTTCGGTGGACGTTACCGCCGGCGAATATCTCTTCCGCGCGACCGGCTCGGTGCTCAAGTTCCCCGGCTTCCTGGCGGTCTATCAGGAGGGTCACGACGAGAAGGAGATTGACGAAGACGAAGAGGAAATGAAGCACCGGTTGCCGGTGGTGAGCGAAGGGGAGCGGCTTCGGGTCGAGCAGCTCAAGCCCGAGCAGCACTTTACCGAGCCGCCGCCGCGCTATTCCGAGGGCACGCTCGTCAAGGAGCTCGAGGAAAAGGGTATCGGCCGGCCTTCCACCTACGCCATGATCCTTTCCACCATCCAGGAGCGCGAGTACGTCAGGAAGGACGAGGGGCGCTTTGCCCCCACTCAGCTCGGTGAAATCGTCAATGACCTGCTGGTGAAAAGCTTCGAGGACATTTTTGACGTGGGCTACACCGCCCGCATGGAAGCGGAACTCGACGAGATCGAAGAGGGCAAGGTGCGCTGGCGGGAGGTGATCGGGGAATTCTACGAGCGCTTTGAAAAAGACCTGGAGCGCGCCGGCGATGAAATGGCGAACTACAAGGCCGGCATCCCGACCGACCATAAATGCGAAAAATGCGGGAAGCCCATGCTCGAGCGCTTGGGCCGGCATGGTTTCTTCCTCGCCTGCTCGGGCTACCCGGAGTGCACCCATACCCG belongs to Candidatus Acidiferrales bacterium and includes:
- the dprA gene encoding DNA-processing protein DprA, translating into MMEPDRYLGWLALALAPGLGARNAQKLVERFKTAEAIFTASLTELEACGVPARVAQAIHSRQSMADAEAEWNKAKQLGCRLLAWEDAEYPSRLKQIYDPPLLLYLRGDASVLETYSIAVVGTRHPTPYGNGVAEQLASDLAVHGLTIVSGLARGIDTAAHRGALRCPTGRTIAVLGSGIDVIYPRENRRMFETIEKRGAIITEFPIGTGPLPENFPVRNRIISGLSLGAVVVEAAQYSGSLITARLAMDQNREVYGVPGNITNKTSFGPNHLIKQGAKLVTTWEDVVDELPTEIRAELVPVETTPVSESASLWAQSLTMAEKTLYGLLSTDESRHVDELLEASGLNSSEVLATLLELEMKGLIRQMPGKYFVRVFHG
- the topA gene encoding type I DNA topoisomerase, which translates into the protein MAKRATKKEVTKTVARAGRSLVVVESPAKAKTINKYLGRGYVVKASLGHVKDLPKGKLGVDIEKNFRTTYQIIPGKTKVITELRRAAEHAPAIYLAADPDREGEAICAHLAEVLSDGRTRSGRAVHRVLFNEITQRAILAAFEKPGKINNNLVEAQQARRVLDRLVGYQISPLLWDKVRRGLSAGRVQTVALRLVVERERAIRAFVPKEYWTIHALLEAGKPPIFEAKLIKFRGEDLEIPNGEEAGRIVAALEEAVFAVTSVTRREKRRYAPPPFTTSKLQQEAWNKLRFTAKRTMALAQRLYEGREMGEEGSVGLITYMRTDSTRVSEEALASVREFIASQFGSGFVPEKPNVFKSKKALQDAHEAIRPSGVERAPESVKAFLERDEYLLYRLIWQRFVASQMVPALYDQTSVDVTAGEYLFRATGSVLKFPGFLAVYQEGHDEKEIDEDEEEMKHRLPVVSEGERLRVEQLKPEQHFTEPPPRYSEGTLVKELEEKGIGRPSTYAMILSTIQEREYVRKDEGRFAPTQLGEIVNDLLVKSFEDIFDVGYTARMEAELDEIEEGKVRWREVIGEFYERFEKDLERAGDEMANYKAGIPTDHKCEKCGKPMLERLGRHGFFLACSGYPECTHTRDLGSDLAEEELESEVGEEYCENCGRPMTIKRGRFGAFLACTGYPECKTTRRLQRGKGARRESVFLDEKCPSDGGQLVMKYGRYGEFIACANYPKCKFTKPKSLGIACPKCGQGQLCEKRARKGRRRIFYGCDRYPDCDYTVGDRPIPESCPDCKAPFLLERKVKGEIAHFCAKKECTYRILIAPPPATEAAVPTPAKL